A single genomic interval of Desulfurobacteriaceae bacterium harbors:
- the gatA gene encoding Asp-tRNA(Asn)/Glu-tRNA(Gln) amidotransferase subunit GatA has translation MELLNKTLKELNSLIKRKEVKPSELLDELLKRIEETEPKINAYITVSVEEAKERSDLLDRDLAKLNEDEIPELFGIPISIKDNINVENVRMTCASKILENFISPYDATVVKRLRERGAIFVGKNNLDEFAMGSSTETSYFGPTRNPWDLERVPGGSSGGSAASVSARSAIASLGSDTGGSIRQPAAFCGVVGLKPTYGRVSRYGLTAFASSLDQIGPITKTVEDAAYLLNIISGQDSKDATSARVSVPNFLEALDKDIKGLKVGVPKEFFVEGIEEEVKEKVLDTIRKLEALGAEVEEISLPHTKYSVETYYIIAPAEASSNLGRFDGVRYTYRAKDYQGLVDMFCKTRAEGFGDEVKRRIMIGTYTLSAGYYDAYYLKAQKVRTLIYQDFEKAFEKVDVIATPVSPTTAFKLGEKTSDPLKMYLSDIFTIAVNLAGLPAISIPCGFDSKNLPIGFQLIGKAFDETTILNVANVLEKELRIDNIPSL, from the coding sequence ATGGAACTTTTGAATAAAACTTTAAAGGAATTAAACTCTCTTATAAAGAGAAAAGAGGTAAAACCTTCTGAACTTCTTGATGAACTTCTTAAGAGAATAGAGGAGACAGAACCAAAGATTAATGCTTACATAACAGTTTCAGTTGAAGAAGCAAAGGAGAGATCAGATCTTCTTGACAGAGATCTTGCGAAACTTAATGAAGATGAAATTCCAGAGCTTTTTGGAATTCCTATTTCCATAAAAGATAACATAAACGTTGAAAACGTTAGAATGACCTGTGCTTCAAAAATTTTGGAAAATTTTATTTCTCCTTATGATGCAACAGTAGTAAAAAGATTAAGGGAAAGAGGAGCAATTTTTGTAGGAAAGAACAACCTTGACGAGTTTGCAATGGGATCATCAACAGAAACTTCCTACTTTGGGCCAACGAGAAATCCTTGGGATTTAGAAAGAGTTCCTGGAGGGTCTTCTGGAGGTTCAGCAGCTAGTGTGTCTGCAAGGTCTGCAATAGCATCCCTTGGTTCTGATACTGGAGGTTCTATAAGACAGCCTGCAGCTTTCTGTGGTGTTGTCGGTTTAAAACCTACCTACGGTAGAGTTTCAAGATATGGGCTTACAGCCTTTGCATCTTCTTTGGATCAGATAGGGCCAATTACAAAAACAGTAGAAGATGCTGCATATTTGCTAAACATTATTTCTGGTCAAGACTCAAAAGATGCTACAAGTGCAAGAGTTTCCGTACCAAACTTTTTAGAAGCCTTAGATAAGGACATAAAAGGTCTAAAAGTTGGAGTTCCAAAAGAGTTCTTTGTTGAGGGTATAGAAGAAGAAGTAAAAGAGAAGGTTTTAGATACAATCAGAAAGCTTGAAGCCCTTGGAGCAGAAGTAGAAGAAATCTCTCTCCCTCATACAAAGTATTCAGTTGAAACCTATTACATTATTGCCCCAGCTGAAGCTTCCTCAAACCTTGGAAGATTTGATGGCGTGAGATATACCTATAGAGCAAAAGATTACCAAGGTTTAGTGGATATGTTCTGTAAAACAAGAGCTGAAGGCTTTGGAGATGAAGTCAAAAGAAGAATAATGATTGGAACTTACACGTTAAGTGCTGGTTATTACGATGCTTATTACTTAAAAGCCCAAAAAGTCAGGACTTTGATATATCAGGATTTTGAAAAGGCTTTTGAAAAAGTGGATGTTATTGCTACTCCTGTTTCTCCTACCACAGCCTTTAAACTTGGAGAAAAAACAAGCGATCCTCTCAAGATGTATCTATCTGATATCTTTACAATAGCTGTAAACTTAGCAGGACTTCCTGCAATCTCTATTCCTTGCGGATTTGACAGTAAGAATCTGCCAATAGGATTCCAACTTATAGGTAAAGCTTTTGATGAAACTACTATTTTAAACGTCGCTAACGTCTTGGAAAAAGAATTAAGGATTGACAATATACCTTCTCTTTAA
- a CDS encoding DUF6485 family protein has protein sequence MKCKRIENLKDCGCSYTACRRRGICCECVRNHRRKGEIPACFFPEEAEKTYDRYIEFFIKVWAEKLGYKLVKMGG, from the coding sequence ATGAAATGTAAGAGAATTGAAAACTTAAAGGATTGCGGTTGTAGTTATACAGCTTGTAGACGTAGAGGAATATGCTGCGAATGTGTAAGAAACCATAGGAGAAAAGGAGAGATCCCTGCTTGCTTTTTCCCAGAAGAAGCAGAAAAGACGTATGATCGTTATATAGAGTTTTTTATAAAGGTTTGGGCTGAAAAGTTGGGATACAAACTTGTAAAGATGGGAGGATAA
- a CDS encoding Asp-tRNA(Asn)/Glu-tRNA(Gln) amidotransferase subunit GatC, whose protein sequence is REDVKGTSLPREKTFMNAPETDGEYFIVPKVVKK, encoded by the coding sequence AGGGAAGATGTTAAGGGGACAAGTCTTCCAAGGGAAAAGACCTTTATGAATGCGCCAGAAACCGATGGAGAATATTTCATCGTTCCGAAAGTTGTAAAGAAATAG